The Leisingera caerulea DSM 24564 genome contains a region encoding:
- a CDS encoding 5-formyltetrahydrofolate cyclo-ligase, which produces MTDLTEIKAAARKAAFARRKEAHARNIPGAAGHLSEVLAGYRGVPLSGFLPIRTEIDPVPAMAEAAAHGPVGVPVIMGAGKPLKFSRWQPDGPLRDGPFGAMVPEVDDFFEPEILVVPLVAFDATGGRLGYGGGFYDRTLELLRGKRATLAIGFAFDAQEAEDLPLEPTDQPLDMIVTESRILQFKR; this is translated from the coding sequence ATGACGGATCTGACCGAAATCAAGGCCGCCGCCCGCAAGGCCGCCTTTGCCCGCCGCAAGGAGGCGCATGCCCGCAACATTCCCGGCGCTGCGGGCCACCTGTCGGAGGTGCTGGCCGGCTACCGGGGCGTGCCGCTGTCAGGTTTCTTGCCAATCCGCACCGAGATTGACCCGGTGCCTGCCATGGCAGAGGCCGCAGCACACGGGCCCGTCGGCGTGCCGGTGATCATGGGCGCGGGCAAGCCGCTGAAGTTCAGCCGCTGGCAGCCCGACGGCCCGCTGCGTGACGGCCCGTTCGGCGCCATGGTGCCGGAGGTTGACGATTTCTTTGAACCGGAAATCCTGGTGGTGCCGCTGGTTGCCTTTGATGCCACTGGCGGGCGGCTGGGCTATGGCGGCGGCTTTTACGACCGCACGCTGGAACTGCTGCGCGGCAAGCGGGCGACGCTGGCGATCGGCTTTGCCTTTGACGCGCAAGAGGCCGAAGACCTGCCGCTGGAACCCACCGACCAGCCGCTCGACATGATCGTGACCGAAAGCCGCATTTTGCAGTTCAAACGCTGA
- the mgtE gene encoding magnesium transporter, with translation MSSGDNISGDLSQDDAYDLDRKLVAQILEAVEQGDQQALTELLEGLHAADIADLLEQIESAERTRLIRLYDREFDGEILSELDESIREEVIEILNPLVLADAVREMESDDVVDLLEDLEVPQQEAILDALEDADRVAVEQSLSFPENSAGRLMQREVVMAPEHWNVGQAIDFMRNSEDLPEQFYHVVLVDPRLHPVGNVTLGRIMAAKREVPLTDLLEETFQVIPADQDEEDVAYAFNQYHLISAPVVDDEGRLVGVITIDDAMIVLDEEHEEDILRLAGVGEESSLADRVIETTKRRFPWLAVNLVTAVLASLVIAQFEAAIAQIVALAVLMPIVASMGGNAGTQSLTVAVRAIATRDLTGSNVWRVIRREVLVGLVNGVIFAIVMGLVGLAWFGSPMLGVVIAVAMVVNLVVAGLAGTVIPVLLEKTGIDPALASGAFVTTVTDVVGFFAFLGLAAAVLL, from the coding sequence ATGAGCAGCGGCGACAACATCTCCGGCGACCTGTCTCAGGACGACGCCTATGACCTGGACCGCAAGCTGGTGGCCCAGATTCTGGAGGCGGTGGAGCAGGGCGACCAGCAGGCCCTGACTGAGCTGCTGGAAGGCCTGCACGCGGCTGACATCGCCGACCTTCTGGAACAGATCGAATCGGCGGAGCGGACCAGGCTGATCCGCCTCTATGACCGGGAATTCGACGGCGAAATCCTGTCGGAACTGGATGAAAGCATCCGCGAAGAGGTCATCGAAATCCTCAACCCGCTGGTCTTGGCCGATGCGGTGCGGGAGATGGAAAGCGACGATGTCGTCGATCTGCTTGAAGACCTGGAGGTGCCGCAGCAGGAAGCCATCCTGGATGCGCTTGAGGATGCCGACAGGGTCGCGGTCGAACAATCCCTGAGCTTCCCGGAAAACTCTGCCGGCCGTCTGATGCAGCGCGAGGTGGTGATGGCGCCCGAGCATTGGAATGTCGGGCAGGCCATTGATTTCATGCGCAACTCCGAGGACTTGCCGGAGCAGTTCTACCATGTGGTTCTGGTTGATCCGCGCCTCCATCCGGTTGGCAACGTCACCCTGGGCCGGATCATGGCCGCCAAGCGCGAAGTGCCGCTGACCGATCTGCTGGAGGAGACGTTTCAGGTCATTCCCGCCGATCAGGACGAGGAAGACGTGGCCTATGCATTTAATCAGTACCACCTGATCTCGGCCCCTGTGGTGGACGACGAGGGGCGGCTGGTCGGCGTGATCACCATCGACGATGCGATGATCGTGCTGGACGAGGAACACGAGGAGGACATTCTGCGCCTGGCTGGCGTCGGCGAGGAAAGCTCGCTCGCCGACCGGGTGATTGAGACCACCAAGCGCCGCTTTCCCTGGCTGGCGGTCAACCTGGTGACGGCAGTGCTGGCCTCGCTGGTCATCGCTCAATTCGAGGCGGCGATTGCCCAGATCGTGGCGCTGGCCGTGCTGATGCCGATTGTCGCCTCCATGGGCGGCAATGCGGGCACCCAGTCGCTGACGGTGGCGGTGCGCGCCATCGCCACCCGCGACCTCACAGGCTCCAACGTCTGGCGGGTGATCCGCCGCGAGGTTCTGGTGGGGCTGGTCAACGGTGTGATCTTTGCCATCGTGATGGGGCTGGTGGGCCTGGCCTGGTTTGGCTCGCCGATGCTGGGTGTGGTGATCGCCGTCGCTATGGTGGTCAATCTGGTCGTGGCGGGGCTGGCGGGCACCGTGATCCCGGTTCTATTGGAGAAGACCGGAATTGACCCGGCCCTGGCTTCCGGCGCCTTTGTAACCACGGTGACCGACGTGGTGGGCTTCTTCGCCTTCCTGGGCCTGGCCGCCGCCGTACTGCTGTAG
- the guaD gene encoding guanine deaminase, with protein sequence MATGFILKGQVLSFSGSPFDGERPEYAARLQEAVAVQDGRIAGAGTLAEMQALLPEAATVDHSGKLIMAGFVDAHVHYPQTAIIASWGKRLIDWLNSYTFPEEMRFADRAYADEIAARYLDLTAAHGTTTVCSYCTIHSESVDAFFAAAQARGQRVAAGKTCMDRNAPEGLRDTAQSAYDDSEALIGRWHGVDRLEYAITPRFSPTSTPEQLEAMGALWGKHPECLMQTHLSEQTDEIAWVRELFPQARDYLDTYEEFGLLGAKGLYGHAIHLEERERHRLRDYGAALIHCPTSNTFIGSGLFDMAGLMAEGQRIGLATDTGGGSSFSMLRTMAAAYEIGQLRGTPLHAAQLLWLATQGSATALRMDGKIGNIAAGMEADLVVLDLASTPAIAQRADRAEDVWEAVFPTIMMGDDRAIAETWIGGKRV encoded by the coding sequence ATGGCCACCGGTTTCATCCTGAAGGGACAGGTTCTGTCCTTCTCCGGCTCGCCTTTTGACGGGGAGCGCCCGGAATACGCGGCCCGGCTGCAGGAGGCGGTGGCGGTGCAGGACGGGCGGATCGCGGGTGCCGGCACGCTGGCGGAAATGCAGGCGCTTCTGCCAGAGGCGGCGACCGTGGATCACAGCGGCAAGCTGATCATGGCGGGCTTTGTCGATGCCCATGTGCATTACCCGCAGACCGCGATCATCGCCAGCTGGGGCAAGCGGCTGATCGACTGGCTGAACAGTTATACCTTCCCGGAGGAAATGCGGTTTGCGGACCGGGCCTATGCCGATGAAATCGCCGCGCGCTATCTGGACCTGACCGCGGCGCATGGCACCACAACGGTCTGCAGCTATTGCACTATCCATTCCGAAAGCGTCGATGCGTTCTTTGCCGCGGCGCAGGCGCGCGGCCAGCGGGTGGCGGCGGGCAAAACCTGCATGGACCGCAACGCGCCGGAGGGGCTGCGGGACACGGCGCAGTCGGCCTATGACGACTCGGAGGCTTTGATCGGACGCTGGCACGGAGTGGACCGCCTGGAGTACGCCATCACCCCGCGGTTCTCCCCCACCTCGACGCCGGAGCAGCTCGAGGCGATGGGCGCGCTGTGGGGCAAGCATCCGGAATGCCTGATGCAGACGCACCTGAGCGAGCAGACAGATGAGATTGCCTGGGTCCGGGAGCTGTTCCCGCAGGCGCGGGATTACCTGGACACCTATGAGGAGTTCGGCCTGCTGGGCGCCAAGGGGCTTTATGGCCACGCCATCCACCTGGAGGAGCGCGAGCGGCACCGGCTGCGCGATTATGGCGCGGCGCTGATCCATTGCCCGACGTCAAACACCTTCATCGGCTCCGGCCTGTTTGACATGGCCGGGCTGATGGCGGAGGGGCAGCGGATCGGCCTTGCCACCGACACCGGCGGCGGGTCGAGTTTTTCGATGCTGCGCACGATGGCGGCGGCCTATGAGATCGGCCAGCTGCGCGGCACGCCGCTGCACGCGGCGCAGCTGTTGTGGCTGGCGACCCAAGGATCAGCCACGGCGCTGCGGATGGATGGGAAGATCGGCAATATCGCGGCAGGCATGGAGGCGGATCTGGTGGTGCTGGACCTGGCCTCCACCCCGGCCATTGCGCAGCGCGCCGATAGGGCCGAAGATGTCTGGGAAGCGGTGTTCCCGACCATCATGATGGGTGATGACCGCGCCATTGCCGAGACCTGGATCGGCGGCAAGCGGGTTTAG
- a CDS encoding 8-oxoguanine deaminase yields MAEILIQNADTVLTMDDARRVLHGADVLIRGGQIAAVGQGLETSGETVSGRGCVVTPGLVNTHHHLYQNLTRAVPGAQDALLFGWLQRLYPVWAQFTPDEMFVSAQLGLAELALSGCTLSSDHLYLYPNGSRLEDTIHAARDVGLRFHPTRGAMSIGESDGGLPPDSLVEDERAILDDMIRVVDAFHDPAEGSMCRVGLAPCSPFSVSRELMRDAALLARDKGVMLHTHLAENDEDIAYSQAQFGCRPGQYAEELGWTGDDVWHAHCVKLDVQEIDLFARTRTGVAHCPCSNCRLGSGIAPVRAMRDAGVPVGLGVDGSASNDMASLSAEARQAMLLQRVANGADAMSAYETLEIATRGGADVLGRPDCGRLEPGKRADIAIWDATGIASSGSWDPAALLLAGPTQVKHLFVEGKQIIRGGELTTLDLPRLIERHGQLAQRLMQ; encoded by the coding sequence ATGGCAGAAATCCTGATTCAAAATGCCGATACCGTCCTGACGATGGACGATGCGCGGCGGGTGCTGCACGGGGCGGATGTGCTGATCCGCGGCGGCCAAATTGCCGCGGTAGGGCAGGGGCTGGAGACCAGCGGCGAGACCGTCTCCGGCCGCGGCTGCGTGGTGACGCCCGGTCTGGTCAACACCCACCACCACCTTTACCAGAACCTCACCCGCGCAGTGCCGGGCGCGCAGGACGCGCTGCTGTTCGGCTGGCTGCAGCGGCTGTATCCGGTTTGGGCGCAGTTCACTCCTGACGAGATGTTCGTCTCTGCCCAGCTGGGCCTGGCCGAACTGGCACTGTCGGGCTGCACCCTCAGCTCCGACCACCTGTATCTCTACCCCAACGGCTCCCGGTTGGAGGACACCATCCACGCCGCCCGTGACGTGGGCCTGCGCTTCCACCCGACCCGCGGCGCGATGAGCATCGGCGAAAGCGACGGCGGCCTGCCGCCGGACAGCCTGGTCGAAGACGAACGGGCCATCCTGGACGACATGATCCGGGTGGTGGACGCCTTCCATGACCCGGCTGAAGGCTCCATGTGCCGGGTTGGCCTGGCACCTTGCTCGCCGTTCTCAGTCAGCCGGGAGCTGATGCGCGACGCCGCGCTGCTGGCCCGCGACAAGGGAGTGATGCTGCACACCCACCTGGCCGAAAACGACGAGGACATCGCCTATTCCCAGGCGCAGTTCGGCTGCCGCCCCGGCCAATACGCCGAGGAACTCGGCTGGACCGGCGATGATGTCTGGCACGCGCATTGCGTCAAGCTCGACGTGCAAGAGATTGATCTTTTTGCCAGAACCCGAACGGGAGTTGCCCATTGCCCCTGTTCCAACTGCCGCCTGGGAAGCGGTATCGCGCCGGTGCGCGCGATGCGCGACGCAGGCGTGCCGGTCGGGCTGGGGGTGGATGGCTCTGCCAGCAACGATATGGCCAGCCTCAGTGCCGAAGCACGCCAAGCCATGCTGCTGCAAAGGGTCGCCAATGGCGCGGACGCGATGAGCGCCTATGAAACCCTGGAGATCGCCACCCGCGGCGGCGCTGATGTGCTGGGCCGCCCCGACTGCGGCCGCCTCGAACCCGGCAAGCGCGCGGATATTGCGATCTGGGACGCCACCGGCATCGCCTCCAGCGGCAGCTGGGACCCGGCGGCCTTGCTGCTGGCCGGCCCCACGCAGGTCAAACACCTGTTCGTCGAGGGCAAGCAGATCATCCGCGGCGGCGAACTCACCACACTGGACCTGCCGCGCCTGATCGAGCGCCACGGCCAGCTGGCGCAACGGTTGATGCAGTAG
- the hisN gene encoding histidinol-phosphatase — protein MTQAAFSDLDVAHRMADAARAAILPHFRTTSLNTENKLAGGFDPVTVADRAAEQAMRAVLAELRPADGILGEEFGSEPGTSGRTWVLDPIDGTRGFISGTPTWGVLIALADENGPFLGVIDQPYTGERFCGGPETAMMTGPLGERPLETRATAALEDAILFTTFPEVGTAEERAGFERVSARAKLTRYGTDCYAYALVAAGQVDLVIEAGLNAYDIQAPIALIQAAGGIVTDWQGNPAHQGGRALAAANPRIHAAALELLRQA, from the coding sequence ATGACACAGGCCGCTTTTTCCGATCTCGATGTTGCGCACAGGATGGCAGACGCGGCCCGCGCTGCCATCCTGCCGCATTTCCGCACCACCTCCCTGAACACCGAAAACAAGCTGGCTGGCGGGTTTGATCCCGTCACCGTGGCCGACCGCGCGGCAGAGCAAGCAATGCGCGCCGTGCTGGCAGAGCTGCGCCCTGCGGACGGCATCCTGGGCGAGGAGTTCGGCTCAGAACCCGGCACCTCCGGCCGCACCTGGGTGCTGGACCCGATCGACGGCACCCGCGGCTTCATCAGCGGCACGCCGACCTGGGGCGTTCTGATTGCGCTGGCGGATGAAAATGGCCCGTTCCTGGGGGTGATCGACCAGCCCTACACCGGCGAGCGTTTTTGCGGCGGCCCTGAGACCGCCATGATGACCGGCCCGCTGGGCGAGAGGCCGCTGGAAACCCGCGCCACCGCCGCGCTGGAGGACGCCATCCTGTTCACCACCTTTCCGGAGGTCGGCACCGCCGAGGAGCGCGCCGGGTTCGAGCGGGTGTCTGCCCGCGCCAAGCTGACCCGTTACGGCACCGATTGCTATGCCTATGCGCTGGTGGCCGCAGGACAGGTTGATCTGGTGATTGAGGCGGGCCTCAACGCCTATGACATCCAGGCGCCGATAGCATTGATCCAGGCGGCGGGCGGCATCGTGACAGACTGGCAGGGCAACCCGGCGCATCAGGGCGGCCGTGCCTTGGCCGCCGCCAATCCACGGATTCACGCCGCTGCGCTGGAGCTGCTGCGCCAGGCCTGA
- a CDS encoding helix-turn-helix domain-containing protein yields MAHPVDVHVGKRIRHRRWLIGMTQQQLAEQVGIKFQQIQKYETGANRVSASRLWDISDALEVPVSFFFEGLQEEGKAPAEKTAVPEDLMGDKEALDLVRSYYAIPENQRRRLFELARVLSDAA; encoded by the coding sequence ATGGCTCATCCCGTTGACGTGCATGTGGGAAAGCGCATCCGCCACCGCCGGTGGCTGATCGGCATGACGCAGCAGCAGCTAGCCGAACAAGTCGGCATTAAATTCCAGCAAATTCAGAAGTATGAGACCGGTGCCAACCGGGTCAGCGCGTCGCGGTTGTGGGATATTTCCGACGCCCTCGAGGTGCCGGTGAGCTTTTTCTTCGAAGGCTTGCAGGAAGAAGGCAAGGCCCCGGCCGAAAAGACCGCCGTGCCGGAGGATCTGATGGGCGACAAGGAAGCGCTCGATCTGGTGCGGTCCTACTACGCGATCCCGGAAAACCAGCGCCGCCGCCTGTTCGAACTGGCGCGGGTGCTGAGCGACGCCGCCTGA
- a CDS encoding NADPH:quinone oxidoreductase family protein — MLAYQVSGFDRPAALTETGCPQPGPGEAAIALRACGLNFADLLMMKGSYQDTPEPPFTLGLEAAGVVTALGEGTEGFAVGDRVAVFGGCGGLAEAGVFDAARLIRIPDEMSFEHAAAMQIAYGTSHMALDHCARLQPGETLLVTGAAGGVGLTAVEIGKLMGATVIAQARGQEKLEVAAAAGADHLIDAGEDLRSAVKALGGADVVYDAIGGDVWKAAFRSANPGARLLPVGFAGGEVPQIPANHLLVKNLTVIGFYLGGYMKFRPEAVRRSFETLFAWHGEGRIKPHISHVLPLEQAGEGLELLRSRKSTGKVVITTGTGS, encoded by the coding sequence ATGCTGGCTTACCAAGTTTCCGGCTTCGACAGACCGGCAGCCCTGACGGAAACCGGATGCCCGCAGCCAGGCCCGGGAGAAGCGGCTATTGCGCTGCGGGCCTGCGGCCTGAACTTTGCCGATCTGCTGATGATGAAGGGCAGCTATCAGGACACGCCGGAACCGCCCTTCACCCTGGGGCTGGAGGCCGCCGGCGTGGTGACGGCGCTGGGAGAGGGAACCGAAGGATTTGCCGTTGGCGACCGGGTGGCTGTGTTCGGCGGCTGCGGCGGGCTGGCGGAGGCGGGCGTGTTCGATGCCGCGCGGCTGATCCGGATCCCCGATGAAATGAGTTTCGAACATGCCGCGGCGATGCAGATCGCCTATGGCACCAGCCATATGGCGCTGGATCACTGCGCCCGGCTGCAGCCTGGCGAGACATTGCTGGTGACGGGCGCTGCCGGCGGTGTCGGCCTGACAGCGGTCGAGATCGGCAAGCTGATGGGGGCAACGGTAATTGCCCAGGCCCGCGGCCAGGAGAAGCTGGAGGTGGCCGCAGCCGCCGGGGCGGATCACCTGATCGACGCGGGCGAGGACCTGCGCAGTGCGGTGAAGGCGCTTGGCGGCGCGGATGTTGTTTACGATGCAATCGGCGGCGACGTGTGGAAGGCCGCCTTCCGGTCCGCCAATCCCGGTGCGCGGCTGCTGCCGGTGGGCTTTGCCGGCGGCGAGGTGCCGCAGATCCCGGCCAACCACCTGCTGGTGAAGAACCTGACGGTGATCGGATTCTATCTGGGCGGCTACATGAAATTCCGTCCCGAAGCGGTGCGCCGGTCCTTTGAGACGCTGTTTGCCTGGCACGGTGAGGGCCGCATCAAGCCGCACATCAGCCACGTGCTGCCGCTGGAACAGGCTGGTGAAGGGCTGGAGCTGCTGCGCAGCCGCAAATCCACTGGCAAGGTCGTAATCACCACAGGCACCGGCAGCTGA
- a CDS encoding LysR family transcriptional regulator, with the protein MVRNLDITTLRSFAAVADNGGVTRAAGFLHLTQSAVSMQLKRLEELLGVALLDRSGRTIALTAEGEQLLGYARRMVALNDEVIGRLTDQAYEGEVLLGVPHDVVHPVIPTVLKRFNLSYPRVNVNLCTSNTRDLKTEFGRGAFDLILTTETGAGEGGETIHSMPLRWVGAPDGSVWRQRPLRLGFCRNCSFRPVATAALDEAGIEWEMALDSDSDRTVEATVSADLAVGVLLEGTQPGYQELIDQGCGLPDLPMQHINLYGAERVRAPYVEELAEFIRQGFQGLWAAPLRAAG; encoded by the coding sequence ATGGTAAGAAATCTCGATATCACCACGCTCCGCTCCTTTGCAGCGGTGGCAGACAACGGCGGCGTGACACGGGCGGCGGGGTTCCTGCATCTCACCCAGTCGGCGGTCTCCATGCAGCTGAAGCGGCTGGAGGAGCTGCTGGGCGTGGCGCTGCTGGACCGATCCGGCCGCACCATTGCGCTGACGGCAGAGGGCGAGCAGTTGCTGGGATATGCCCGCAGAATGGTGGCGCTGAACGACGAGGTGATCGGCAGGCTGACCGATCAGGCCTATGAGGGCGAGGTGCTGCTCGGGGTGCCGCATGACGTGGTGCACCCGGTGATCCCCACGGTTCTGAAACGGTTCAACCTCAGCTATCCGCGGGTGAATGTGAATCTTTGCACTTCCAACACCCGTGATCTCAAGACAGAGTTCGGGCGCGGCGCCTTTGACCTGATCCTGACCACCGAAACTGGTGCGGGTGAGGGCGGTGAAACGATCCACAGCATGCCGCTGCGCTGGGTCGGCGCGCCGGACGGGTCGGTCTGGCGGCAGCGCCCGCTGCGGCTCGGCTTCTGCCGCAACTGCAGCTTCCGTCCGGTGGCCACGGCCGCGCTGGATGAGGCGGGCATCGAATGGGAGATGGCGCTCGACAGCGATTCCGACCGGACGGTCGAGGCGACGGTCAGCGCTGATCTAGCCGTTGGCGTGCTGCTCGAGGGCACCCAGCCGGGCTATCAGGAGCTGATCGACCAGGGTTGCGGCCTGCCGGACCTGCCGATGCAGCACATCAATCTCTACGGGGCGGAGCGCGTGCGTGCGCCTTACGTCGAAGAATTGGCCGAGTTCATCCGCCAGGGCTTCCAGGGGCTGTGGGCGGCACCGTTGCGGGCTGCCGGGTGA
- a CDS encoding DUF1127 domain-containing protein has protein sequence MTHATASCPASCTARKPQHSLFSRLRLLWSVRRQRDQLAALDDRALKDIGLTRSQAEAEARRGFWSAPDHWLR, from the coding sequence ATGACCCATGCAACAGCCTCATGCCCCGCCAGCTGCACCGCCCGTAAGCCGCAGCATTCGCTGTTCAGCCGCCTGCGCCTGCTCTGGTCTGTCCGGCGCCAGCGGGACCAGCTGGCAGCGCTGGATGACCGGGCGCTCAAAGACATCGGGCTGACCCGGTCACAAGCCGAGGCCGAAGCCCGCCGCGGGTTCTGGAGCGCGCCGGACCACTGGCTGCGCTGA
- a CDS encoding Bax inhibitor-1/YccA family protein has product MAQFDTIRSAAGARAAQIDEGLRAHMNKVYATMAAGTFITFLAAWAIAGLAVTTDPANAVAQLSADKYLTNVGYALYASPLKWVIMFAPLAFVFGIGAAANRMSAAGVQLLFYVFATVMGLSISSIFLVFTGESIVQVFLITSIAFAGLSLVGYTTKKDLSGMGAFLIMGLIGLIVASIVNIFLASSAMAFAISVIGVLIFAGLTAYDTQRIKNDYLQMAHAGDQEWLAKSAIMGALSLYLDFINMFMMLLQLLGNRE; this is encoded by the coding sequence ATGGCACAGTTTGACACCATCCGGTCTGCTGCCGGCGCCCGCGCCGCGCAGATTGATGAGGGCCTTCGCGCCCATATGAACAAAGTCTACGCCACCATGGCGGCAGGCACGTTCATCACCTTCCTGGCCGCCTGGGCAATCGCCGGGCTGGCTGTCACCACCGATCCGGCAAACGCCGTGGCGCAGCTGAGCGCTGACAAGTACCTGACCAACGTCGGGTATGCGCTTTATGCCTCGCCGCTGAAGTGGGTCATCATGTTTGCCCCGCTGGCCTTTGTGTTCGGCATCGGCGCCGCCGCAAACCGCATGTCCGCAGCCGGCGTGCAGCTGCTGTTCTACGTCTTTGCCACGGTGATGGGCCTGTCGATCAGCTCGATCTTCCTGGTCTTCACCGGCGAAAGCATCGTGCAGGTGTTCCTGATCACCTCTATCGCCTTTGCGGGCCTGTCGCTGGTGGGCTACACCACCAAGAAGGACCTCAGCGGCATGGGCGCCTTCCTGATCATGGGCCTGATCGGCCTGATCGTGGCGTCGATTGTAAACATCTTCCTGGCATCCTCCGCCATGGCATTTGCGATCTCGGTGATCGGCGTGCTGATCTTTGCGGGCCTGACCGCCTATGACACCCAGCGGATCAAGAACGACTACCTGCAGATGGCCCATGCGGGCGACCAGGAGTGGCTGGCGAAATCCGCAATCATGGGCGCGCTGAGCCTGTATCTGGACTTCATCAACATGTTCATGATGCTGCTCCAGCTGCTTGGCAACCGCGAATAA
- a CDS encoding GNAT family N-acetyltransferase has translation MNIIEVPAKEAERLVPMLQDLHALHVIHQPERHIPAPGSDGLAKWLQDWLSGEDVFALAAESPQGTLLGYLIYELQERPALPVRPAETRAMLHHISVTEAWRRMGVGKALVEAMQARALNAGATVIAATYAPFNTASAALMKGMGMEPVLTMAEWRA, from the coding sequence ATGAACATTATTGAGGTTCCGGCCAAAGAGGCCGAGCGCCTGGTGCCGATGCTGCAGGACCTGCACGCGCTGCACGTCATCCATCAGCCGGAGCGCCACATTCCGGCACCGGGCAGTGACGGTCTGGCCAAATGGCTGCAGGACTGGCTGAGCGGGGAAGATGTCTTTGCGCTGGCCGCGGAGAGCCCGCAGGGCACCCTGCTGGGCTATCTGATCTATGAGTTGCAGGAGCGCCCTGCCCTGCCGGTCCGCCCGGCCGAGACACGCGCCATGCTGCACCATATTTCAGTCACGGAGGCCTGGCGGCGGATGGGCGTCGGCAAGGCACTGGTAGAGGCAATGCAGGCCCGCGCGCTGAACGCCGGGGCCACGGTGATCGCGGCCACCTATGCGCCCTTCAACACCGCCTCAGCCGCGCTGATGAAGGGAATGGGAATGGAGCCGGTGCTGACCATGGCGGAATGGCGCGCCTGA
- the rpmG gene encoding 50S ribosomal protein L33: MAKPTTIKIRLNSSAGTGHFYVTKKNARTMTEKMVVRKYDPVVRKHVEYKEGKIK, from the coding sequence ATGGCGAAGCCGACCACCATCAAAATCCGCCTGAACTCGAGCGCGGGCACCGGCCACTTCTATGTCACCAAGAAGAACGCACGCACCATGACCGAGAAAATGGTTGTGCGGAAGTACGACCCGGTTGTGCGCAAGCACGTCGAGTACAAGGAAGGCAAAATCAAGTAA
- a CDS encoding N-acetylmuramoyl-L-alanine amidase, which translates to MAADPRGPDQPGALWHPSPNFGPRRNGLKPSLIVLHYTAMKGAQAALERLCDPAAEVSAHYLIGTDGTLWQMVAEEHRAWHAGAGEWRGQADINSRSIGIELDNLGSHPFSAPQMAALEELMRGVMQRWSIPAAGVIGHSCMAPGRKSDPGPRFDWNRLARQGLAAAAGKGQVPQDPSFAEFRKAAAAAGFTAQAEDEALLAAIRLRFRPWARGPLTLADFAPLGADALEP; encoded by the coding sequence ATGGCCGCGGATCCGCGCGGGCCTGATCAGCCGGGTGCCCTCTGGCACCCGAGCCCGAACTTCGGGCCCCGCAGGAACGGCTTGAAGCCGTCCCTGATCGTTTTGCACTACACCGCCATGAAGGGCGCGCAGGCCGCGCTTGAGCGGCTCTGCGACCCGGCGGCGGAGGTTTCCGCCCACTATCTGATCGGCACTGACGGCACCCTGTGGCAGATGGTGGCGGAAGAACACCGCGCCTGGCACGCCGGAGCCGGCGAATGGCGGGGGCAGGCGGATATCAACTCCCGCTCCATCGGCATCGAACTCGACAACCTCGGCTCGCACCCGTTCAGCGCGCCGCAAATGGCCGCGCTGGAAGAGCTGATGCGCGGTGTGATGCAGCGCTGGAGCATCCCGGCCGCGGGTGTGATCGGGCATTCCTGCATGGCGCCGGGGCGCAAGTCCGACCCGGGCCCGCGGTTTGACTGGAACCGCCTGGCGCGGCAGGGGCTGGCGGCAGCGGCCGGCAAGGGCCAGGTGCCGCAGGACCCATCCTTTGCGGAGTTCCGCAAGGCCGCCGCTGCAGCCGGTTTCACGGCGCAAGCGGAGGATGAGGCGCTTCTGGCCGCCATCCGCCTGCGGTTCCGCCCCTGGGCGCGCGGCCCGCTGACGCTAGCGGATTTCGCCCCCCTGGGGGCTGACGCGCTTGAACCCTGA